From the Stigmatopora argus isolate UIUO_Sarg chromosome 12, RoL_Sarg_1.0, whole genome shotgun sequence genome, the window TTGGTGGGTATTATTTCATGGTCAAGGTATTTTTGCTAAGAGAAATTATCGCTACATTGTTAGCAATGTTAGCAGAATCAAATTGACTGATTCCATCCTTAAACAAAGCCTCCCTTAATTGCAAGAATACAATTGGCTCGCAATTGTCGACTGAGAATGCAACTTTTATTCAGACTCAAAAATTAAATCTGTCGAGTAATTATTCGGTGCATAATATATTTATGAGAAATATTTTTCCCTTCAAGTAGATGCCACCGTTTTTCTATTGAAGGTAGAAGAGTAAgtgaaattaattttaatttgcttGCCCAATTTAGACATTAAAAAGATGGAGTCATTTTTAACAGaaaatatattgaattgaaatggtctgaattgaattaaatgctttttattgttatacaagtataatgagatttaaagctgcaccacaaagtgcacaaatgacaacaaacagacaaataaataatcaatcaataataacaataatttagAGTATAGAAGAAACGCAGAGGGAAACGGGTTGCACATTAATTGCCATCAATAGCAAGAAAAGTGCCAAAAGTTCCAATATAAACCCACCGAATTGTATGTAATCAATAATACATTATCACAACAACATATCAAACAGCTTTTCAGGTCCACATgacataaaatgaatgacaaaatcctcttttctgaaccgccaacaaatctttattaaaaaaatccttataatAAACCCCTTTTCAATCCTAAAACCTCATTTTGTAGGGACTTTTGTTTACGTGCTGACATTAACGCGTTAACAGCTGAAGTCACCAAGGTATCACCCACTTAAATAAAGGTATCCCTCAAATAGACAACCCCCCTCCTAAACTAAACACCAACAACTTGTGAAGCACATCAACGGATTAATTACATTACGGAGACCAGGTGCACTTTGTGGTCCGGTTCGAGTGGCGATTTAATCTCCGAGTAGATTGATACGCGGACATTCCGCAACATTGCGGACATTCCGCAACATTGTGCGCGCCCCACTTCGCCGGCGGGCCACTCGATAGGACCGAAGCGGAAAGCAGGGACGAAAGATTATCCCCGAAGTggctaaaaaaagacaattactGCTCTGTGGGAGATGGTGTCAACTGTGTGGTCTGCCAGGAATGACAGAGAGGCGCAAACAAAGCCAGAAGcctcaatcaaatcaaatgtaagACCCCCAACCTCCCCAAGGAGTACCCCATTGCCCACCTAGCTCATCTTCCACATAGAGAGGAGTCAGCATGAAATACTAGACGAGAGAGCTTTTATTTGCGCTTTCTTAGCTATTCTCGGACAATCTCAGGAGCGCGGCAGATGGCAAAAGATGCCATTAACAGCCACCAGCTGTAGTTTAGTCACTTTACTCGTAGAGGGTCAACCCCAGTCCTGGTGTACCCCCCCCAAACCTGCCATTGGCCCGCTGGATTTTCTGATATGTTGGCAGCGTTAATCTGCAACCATATGATGAGCCAAATTAGCACATGTTGTATCTTGCAGGCTTTTAGCAAAGTATGTTCGCCAATTATGTGCAAGTGACCactttatgcaaaaaaatacaataataagtggattagattggaaaaataaacttttgCCCGAGTAAAGCTTGAAAATGTTTAATACAGCTCATAAAGATAACTCGCTAAAAGTTAGCAGCCTTTAGCTCTTATGCTAAACTGTCTTTTACTTCAATACTTGGTTTTAAATACGATATTTGTACTATATGGAGTTGCACTAGTCAAATAATGTACaatgaaagagaaaatatatttatgatgTACTgggtataagttgcatttttgggggcagTGTTTTAAATTTATCAGAAAGAATAAACATTACatgttaaagtaatagtaaGGAAAATAGACACCAGTTAATGTAACATATAAACAGTTTTTGGGGAAATACAACCTGAAAAATACAACATAAGAAGCTGTGGGTGGTCAAAGTGAAAAAATATCAGACATATAGACTAAGTTGCATTTGAGTATAAGCCAAAATCTGATTAatgtgtgacttatactccggaaaatacggtaggcatTTTTAAACCCCATCGAGTATGTACTTTTGCATGAAATCCATGCAAGCCTAGAAACTACCCGTTCTcctggtaaataaataaaaaagacaacacaaaATTTTGGGAGGAAAATGAACCCCTACTTCACTTGAAGTTGATCAAATACGTGGCGAGTACTGCTGTCGCTACTTTATGATGTGACGACAGACGATTCGCTCTGGTTACTTTCACGATTTAGTGACCCATAGTAAAACCTGATCCATCTTTCAGCTGGAGGATGACCTGCAGGCTCTGCAGAAGAAGCTTAAGGGAACAGAAGATGAACTGGACAAATACTCCGAGGCCCTGAAGGACGCTCAGGAGAAACTGGAGCTGTCGGAAAAGACGGCCGCTGACGTGAGTTGGCCCGATGCAATGCTATGCTATCCCATGCTATCCCAGGCGCATTTTCCACACCGCCAAAGTTCTCGTCTCCTGACAAAAAGTATCGATAACCGCATTTGCAGATGGGCCCCAAAGTCAAAGTATCGAATGTAAACGCAGATGCTTAAATTCAAACACAGCATCCGCCTTTTTTTTGAATCCTCACTTTTACTGtcaaatttcattttgaatATTCATTATATATGAAACAAGCGCAATATTGTGTTTAAATGAATGAGAATGCAAAATAGTAGAACAGACGGAAAACATACACAAAATGGTGCTCATTCAAATACTATTGTAAAGTAAACATTCACATATATAAAGTTTCCAACATTAATGTGACCTCAAATTAGCCGAAAAAATCTTGTACACTATAAACTATACTATAAAGAAAAgtggaaagaaaaaatgaatggcAATTTTGCAATCAAGAGCAAGTTCTACTCTATAATAACTAAGCAAAACTGTGCATAAGCACATTCAAATTGATGTTAAATGGGAGTCAGCGCACATTTGGATCCAATTAAAGAacctttgattgatgccaaatcaagTTTGGCTGTTCACACAGGCTTTTCTTGACATTGTTTCTGGTTTCTGACAGAAGCCTTTAAGGTTTAAGGTTTTGTACTCACACTGACTGCTATTTTCAACTATTTATAATTCCATCTGCTTTGAATCAGCTCAATTGGAGGCACTTTAAAAAGTGAACGCTTGTATGCTGGCTGACATTTGAATTTAGTTTGAAAGCGTTTGTTTAATTTTGGATAAACCGTGTGAGGATGTGCATATTTGTGCCaatacattttcttctttttaatcaTGGTAATAGATTAGAAGTATACATGGACCATTTGAACAATTGTGATATAAGCGAATGTATCGTGGTagattaaaagaaagaaaaaaaacattctaaagtcaaatattacaatatttgGTTTAATAAAATATAGTTGGGGTAGAAGAAATAATTGACAGAATGTaacagaataaaaaatgaagCACCTTTACAATATTTTGTGATACATATAACTAATTATAGTTGAAggataataaattaaaaattaataaataaataacaacgaAATAACGTACGCTGGAATGGGGAATTCCATTGAGTAATATTTAAGCAACATAGTGTGAAAACTGTGTTTAGCAAGAAAATAATGACTTtctaaaaagtcaaataaaatatttaatatgaaaaaaataatactcatctttgaattaagtaaaaaaaatctttttaaattgtcagTATTCACTTCAAAGGCAAATACAGTgtaattaaaaagaataaatacatttttaaggtaaaaaaaagtattagattttgaaccaaaatatttaaggaaaaaaattatctaattcaaaaatatatattttttctttacttgCTTGAAAAACAATAATCTTCAGTttttattgaaattatttttattttcccttccACAATGCTGacaataaaaaagaataaatacatttgtacggtaaaaaaaaagtattaaattcCGAACCAAAatatttacggaaaaaaaatatcttattaaaaaaaatgtatattttttcttttttctttacttgcttgaaaaataataatcttcagtttttgttgaaattatttttattttcccttccACAATGCTGACAATACAGTTTAGCAACATGTAGCCGAGCAGTTGTTCCTTTGTGTTGCAACgccaaacaaacaatcaaagaaaataattgagacGAGCTGTCTCTTTCCGAAAGAGCGGAGCAGCCACAGGCACCCTTTTTTTGCGAGTTCTTGGCTCTTTTTTGTGTCAAGCGCAGACGAAAAGTGGGCCAGCCTGCAGTTGAGCAAGAATGCTCGGAATGCAGGCTAAAGCAAACACGCTGCAGAGTCCAATGAAATCAACGTTCAGGCCTTATTTGGAGCAGCCATTACTGACTTGCACTCCAGTCTCACTCAATATAAACTGCAGTGAAGAACCTCGGTGTCAAAGTTCAGTTTCAAATCTACcaagcacaaaaaaatatatatcttcatATCGTTCTGttccgggataggctccggcacccccgtgacccctgTGAGACTAAGCGgatacaacaataaaaaatgaacgaatgagaTAACAACACGGAAAAGTCTCAAGACACTTTTGAGTGTACAGGAAGTCAgacattttgatttgaagcaAAATGTAGCCACCGTTTCTAAGACTCGACATGAAAAAAGGGGCGTGGGGGCTCAGTTCCTCATTCTGTGGAGAACGATGACAAACGGCAATAAAGCAACCGAGATAAGGCGTGGGGGTAAATGGGTGAAATGGTACGGGGATAATGGTCTGCCACAAATCTGTGGAGGATCAACAAATCCTCTTGAATGAggattacaacaacaaaaaagacccCCTCTTCCCTGCAACTCCTAACATGATCCAATCCTATTCTTCACCTAACCTAGACAAAAAACGTCACTCCTCTCCCATGAATCAGCTACTGAATCATATCAAACGCCCCCCCTGCCCCAAAACACACCCCCTTAATCAGAAGACAAAAATGCATTGGCCTTATAAGTCCAAACTTGCCAAACTACTGTGCTCTCACTCCCATTTCAATGGACTTTGCTCACCTTTTTTGTCTCTGCGCATGCGCACGCTCTACACCCAAAAGCACTTCCTCCCCTCGACGCCACCGGATGACGTCACCCAAGCGCAAACTCTTCCCAGGATTGGAGGAATTTTGCCATAAATTTTCCCCCCGATGGCTTCTctcctccctccatccctccctcctttGCACATCTCCACACTTCCCGCAACGTCCCTTATTTCCTGCCCGGGGAGGAGCAGAAaaagcagagaaaaaaaagttttccgcacgaaaaaaaaaagttttggtgGAAAGACCTACTTGCCCGAGCGCAATTCGGTTTTCAGGGCGATCGCAAGCCGCATCGTGTAGTCTGTTAAGTTCTCTTATTTGTCGGGATATTCGAGGAGAATCATGGAGACCGTAAAGAAGAAAATTCAAGCCCTGCAACAGCAAGTTGATGAGGCGGATGAACGCGCAATGGCCGTCCAAAGGGAGCTGGACACGGAGAGGGAGCTCCGCGAAAAAGTGAGAATCTCACCCAAGAAATTTTACAAATAATTGCCCCTATTCCCGAGTTTTCGAAAGACTTTTTCGTCCAGAAACGAGCGTTTGTTTAAGATGCGTTTACGTCTGAATGGAGTTTTCCTGAGGAGGCCCCACCCTATCATGCTTGTAGACATATCTTTAATTGTTGAAATTTCATGGGGGTGAAAGAGCACTCTGAGACCGTTTCCTGAATCATTTGTGGGCTGTTATGCAATGCGAAGTTTTACTTCATTCAAATGGAATGTGGACTATTGATCGATGttcagagggggaaaaaacggaTTCACTTGAAGGGGTCTAATCAGGGTTTAAATGTGAAGAAAATCTTTAAGAAATGCTTCTGATGTTTTACCTTAAAATATTGAAATCCAGGGATTGTCCCCTTACCAATtgaattgggggaaaaatatagACGATGGAGGTACATTATACtgtatgttaaaaaaacaatgataatgTTTGCAATTTTAACTAAATAATTCATGTCAgtcgtatttttaaaaaaaatatttctaatgcCATGTACAATATTTACAACAAAAATTATAATgcaattatatttattattatttttatttttagctgtttacttgaaaaatatagaatatttttgtgaacatttttttttaaatttgttatatctatatctttcatttttaaattcttgCCTCGTCATTGATCCAGCATGACATCTGACAACTCATCCAAAATAATAAGAACACACTGGTCGTGTAAACGATAAATAATTGCTCCAAATGAAAATATTGGCTCATTTTGAAACTAGACATTAGTTAACACACATTTTACTTTAAATTTCAATCCCCAAAAGTTTAGCCTAGCATCCCAAATGAATACCCTGGCTGAAACAGGAAGCTGTGTTATCAGCTTTGCAGGAAACAGGCCTCCTGAAAATGTAGAGTAGGATGAGGGAGAGGAGTGGGTGAGGGGGGTGGGGGAGCGTGGTGAGTGAGGGAACATGCCAGCTGTGCCTCTTAAGGTTACATCACCAGCAGTCATTATTTGTAGGACATCTGCAGTAGGTCAAGCTGCAGGAGTTCCAAGCGATGTTCTCcatttgcataaaaaaacaCCTGTGGAAGAGGGATACGAATGAGTACTTGGTATTGGTCCCCGCAATGTTCTTCCTCAGACAAAGCCATATTTCCTGGTCCAAGTGTGACATCTGCCTCCCTTTTACTGCTTACAGGCGGAAGGCGATGTGGCGTCCTTGAACCGCAGGATCCAGctggtggaggaggagctggaCCGAGCCCAGGAGAGGTTGGCCACGGCCCTCCAGAAGCTAGAGGAGGCTGAGAAGGCAGCTGATGAGAGCGAAAGGTGGGGTAAACGACCCagcaatgtaaaaaaagaccCTTTTTGTGGGGGAAATTGAACTAAATTGAATGCTTCTACTGTCATTAGACACGTTTAATGAGATATAGCATTGGATTGgatcactttattcatcccgtattcgggaaatttcattgtgacagtagcaagagggtgagaatgcagatacaggaaaggcatagttacaatttagaaaatacagtcgcaaaggctgcagaacaacaacgcaaaagcacaaagtgcaaagcaaagtatatgggatcattaagaatcaccaaatcaaaattttgtagatgctggacagggtaggtagggggcagttgatgatcttttgggctgtgttgcaGTCTGAGTATGCCGTGAGGAGAATTTAGACATATTTTACAATGTTGCAATTTTCAGGGGCATGAAGGTGGTGGAAAACCGAGCCATGAAAGATGAAGAGAAGATGGAGATCCAGGAACTGCAGCTTAAGGAAGCCAAACACATCGCGGAGGAGGCTGACCGCAAATACGAGGAGGTGCGAGAAACAAATCATGAGCTTTGCGGTTCGTTTGTGTGGTGTAGTGTTAACCAATGGAACCGTATTTGTCTGGACAGGTGGCCCGCAAGATGGTGATCCTTGAGAGTGACCTGGAGAGAGCAGAGGAGAGGGCAGAGGTTGCAGAAGTGTAAGAAAgataatgtatttgtttttgtttttttaatatttttgcgTACTTTACTGGATCGAATGATTGCTGCCAtctttcccagtcaaaacggattggatgttCATCACCATAAAGCTAGCCAATGAGTTAGATCCTAAGTcattaaataaattttaaaagaaagtatttttttttttttacccgattccgatCCTTTAAAGATGATGAGATCGGGCACGATTTCCAATCAGATGATCGGAACTGGGACATTGCTAATATGGGTCTTAAATAGATCTTTTTCAAAGTGTTTCCGATCTGCAATTCAGTGCTATAAACATCAAAGGACCGTTCTAAATGTTTTTTGACTCACGAAAACTTATCTTAACGTTGTTTTATTCCGCCCTCACAGTAAGTGTAGCGATCTGGAAGAAGAGCTGAAGAACGTCACCAACAACCTGAAGTCTCTTGAGGCCCAGTCTGACAAGgtaagtgtttaaaaaatgaatagactgataggttcattaatagatatactttaataaaaggagagacatcGTAGACATAATCTAGCAATAACTTGCAACCggagcattctgaagaaaggcatcctttgctgtccatttagtcgcacataatcaaaacacttaaggttatcttattcaaacaattgcataagctaaccaaataacacaattaaggtcaaaaaacaaccaacaacaactgcgtaagaatttgcacaagtaagcataataatttccataaaaggtgaaacgagcgacagtattttaaaagaatatccaagtattttcggaagttgattcgattatcgccatctgccggaatccaagtcaaagcaatttaagagtccttcacagatcttcattgcgaactccgatcaacagtccttggcccgggactgggtgatctgtcaggtcaatagtcctcaaaacaattaaatgtccttgggggccagctgcaggggggggaagtgtccttgttatactgagctttcgtctgcttataatgattaatgtatcacatataatgattaatattccatacatccatataatgattaatatgcacatatataataatatcccagaataaccccaacatagACAGAGAATAATTGTTTCAGCACTATTGACAGTTAAaggtgtccaatccgtttgattTGGGAGGCCTAGCAATGATTATTTGCTTGCATGATAAACTGGAGCATCAAAAATTTGCTGATGATCTGTTTTCTTGTCCCTGCAGTATTCGGAGAAGGAAGACAAATACGAGGAGGAGATCAAGGTCCTAAGTGATAGACTTAAAGAGGTTAGTGATTGGCTGAATTCTTCTTTCACGGTAAGTCAATTCTGGCTCtcggattcattttttttttttgttccttaaaGGCGGAAACTCGCGCGGAATTTGCGGAAAGGACAGTGGCCAAGTTGGAAAAATCCATAGATGACTTGGAAGGTTTGTCTTTTCACAAAGTTTCTTGGATGTGCCACCTTTCCTTCTCCTTTTCCTCCTTCTTAACCTGACCTGTCTTTTTCCCATTTCTGCTTTTTCCCTCCCTCTCTGATCCTGCTTATTTATCCACCTACCATCTGAcctgcagacgaactgtacaatcAAAAGCTGAGTTTCAAGTCTATCAGCGAGGAGCTGGACCATGCCCTCAATGATATGAACACCTTGTAAACAAAAGCTCAATTTTCACTTTCAGTCTTCTTGTCTCCTATGGTGGGgaagctctttttttctttttagatcaCTTTTTTCCTTCATAAAGCTGAATAAAAACACTATCTCTTTTACCTTGTTTCCAGGTTTCTGCTTTTCACATATTTCTAAGTGAATTAATcctatttgattgtttttttttattgttgttattccAGAATTTGTCCATATCTGACCCTTTATTTCTACCCTATTGCAGATAATCTATCGCATGCAAAAGAGGAAAACATAGGAATTCACCGAGTCCTGGACCAAACATTGCAGGAGCTTAATAGCTTGTAAAAACAccaccaagaagaagaagaagaagaaggtcctataagttttaataaaagagaaaaCATTCCATCCGATGCATTGCTTTCAGCCCAACAATAACcacaagaacaaaaacatttcgtccttttttatatttatgccCACTTATTTCTGccccttttcccttttttattacGGTTTTGGGTCCATATAATAGGAAATTTTGGTGCTGGAAGATTTTGTCGAATAAAACCTGACAACGATGACAATCATTCTGTTGTTGTTTATTAATGAATCTCAGTATATTTGTGCATTAGGTGGCGCATCTTTTAGTCATTGAAACGTGGATTACGATACAAATGTATTATTCTTCATGGGTAAATGTTTTATTCCTTCTTGATTAGGTTGCACTTTTGCATTATTGGTGGGATATAGTAAACTACAAATCCTTTGttgtgcagatttttttcttgaatatttctttgttctttttctGCCTGCATTTCAGAAAAATCTACTTTACTTTTGCTCCcttaaatcaaattaaattttatttttcaatctcAACAGGAGCGATCCAGAAATACTTACAGGTTTGATTTGCGAAAATTATTGGTGTTTGTACAGTGCAATTTGAATTTATGTATAACGGTGGTAATACAACACATTTGGGTAATTATAATTCCTCAATTAACATAAGAGGGACTTTTGACAAATGTATacttgtgttgttttgtgtcaAACAAAGAACAAGCCGccaaaaagtcaaattaatctgcaaaaaaatcGTGTCGTTTATTTATTAACATCTTACAGAACAGTATTTTATTGGATTTTGTACCAAAGACCTTGTCCAGTCGATCCTAAACTGCAGTTATCCTCCAACCCTGACAGAGGGCGCTATTTTCGTATTTTTCCAAATACAATCGACGTAGTATCTGCTTTTCCGGACGCGCCGCTTCCGCACTCAGTATCAACAATATGGCGAAGACGTACGACTATTTGTTTAAACTACTATTAATCGGCGATTCCGGAGTCGGAAAGACGTGCGTCCTGTTCAGGTTCTCCGAGGACGCTTTCAATTCTACGTTTATATCGACTATAGGTACGTTTAAAGATGATTTAAACTTGCATGTCAAGGAAAATGCACAAGTCACGTATATAATGCTGCAGTCTATTTGCTGGCGTTCTAATGTATGCAAATAGTAATTAAACAGTCTATGTACTACTTCGATGTATCTTACTGCCAGGAATCTTCCCGAGGAAGCCATTTACTGATAGTTAGCATTGCTATTATTTCCTCGTTCGTGTTAGCCTATGGTTAGCTAAGATTAGCTCTCAGTGCTAACGCCGGTTGTTACATGCGGAATGTTTAGTCCTTTATAATGTGACGCTCGTGCAATTTTTTCAAACTTTAACTAATTgttgacgatagacgtccaacacATTTGGACAGGTAACTGCCAGCTGTCAGACTAGTTATTTATGCTAAGGCTAATGCTAAGGATACCAAGTGAGTCGGCCACTATGATTGACGTGTTCTACTATTGTTCTTCTAGGCATAGATTTCAAGATAAGGACGATAGAGCTTGACGGCAAGAAGATCAAGTTGCAGATATGGTAAGTTGACTCTCATGATACtcattttgctattttttttcgaGAATCCGTTTCACTTCCTACATTTGCTAGTGGTTGTGACAGACATGTAGTGTTCTGCTCTGAATTGCTCAATAAATTAGTGAGTgcatcatcattttttgttgcaTGAAATTTGGTCGGTGTAAAATAGCTGAAAACTGATCAGGAAACACCGCAATACTTCacctttttggtgtttttttgtgttgttacaGGGACACTGCTGGCCAGGAGCGCTTTCGAACAATCACGACTGCTTACTACAGAGGAGCTATGGTCCGTTTGTGTATTAAAATGACAGAATACTAAAGATTGTAGTTTTTGTTTGCGGACCTAACCGACCTTTGCCGACTTCTTTAACAGGGGATCATGCTTGTCTATGACATTACCAATGAGAAGTCCTTTGAAAATATCAAGAACTGGATAAGAAACATAGAGGAGGTAACATTTGCATTCACCAGTGAAATGTAGGGATGTTCGCAATCTAATTGATTGGACATTGGTACAAAAATTCAGAAAATTGTGGCTAttcccatgatttttttttcctcctgtctCGTATCAGCATGCGTCTTCCGATGTTGAGAAAATGGTACTCGGCAATAAGTGTGACATCAATGACAAGCGGCAAGTGACCAAAGACAGGGGCGAGAAGGTCaggaagagaaaaagaaagaacaatttgatttagatttttgtaCAAAGAAGCATCCTAATTGatcatttgtcattttctcATAGCTGGCTTTAGAGTATGGCATTAAGTTCATGGAGACGAGCGCAAAGGCCAACATCAACGTCGAGAGTGTGAGTTAcaaaaatttttttttgtagtaattATACCGTAAATGCATTTTATAAACTGGATATTTGACATCAAATCTGCTTGCAGGCCTTTTTAACACTTGCCAAGGACATCAAATCCAAAATGGACACCAAAATGGTAAGAAGAGTAATTGTTCTCATCGCGTGATTTACTTGCTTGGTGAAAATTTACGCTTTGAAAGCCATGCAGCAGGTTTGTTTGGATAATTTAGTTTAAACTAGACCAGTATAGTTTTGGCAATTTTAAGTGAATGtgacatctattgttgtcaatggcaggcaatgagttcattttgcatcactttcttgcaattttagggtacttacaagTGACTTCTTGGAAATTTTGGATAATTTTCGATTTGTTTTGGTTATTTTTGTTCCTGTTTGTGGGTCACtctgctgattttggggcatttttaggCTGTTCATGTTGATTTTAGGACATTTGAAGGCgcctttttaatttattggaCGCCATTTTGACCGCAAGGGGCGAAATGACGAATGTGATTGCGGATAGGGAATTGAGCAAAATGGACGCCATCCATCTCACAACTCACAAAATTCTGGTTTCACGGCATTTgtgtcaaaaaatgaaaagcatttgattctctatggaccgtgaccggacgtttggtcgaccggacgtttggtcgaccggacgtttggtcgaccggacgtttggtcgaacggacgtttggtcgccaggttcgctcgctgtcaaattaagagtttactgttgatattttgatattagatatttagatattaagattaaactctctctctcatgattataattttgagagctggtttcaacagtaacaacccggcgaccaaacgtccgttcgaccaaacatccggtcgaccaaacgtccagtcgaccaaacgtccaagtaccagcaacacattagaacccaaaacatgatgtacaattacacccgttaAATAAtggtcataacttgttttatcttttctttttacaacttcgagaagtccttctcaactattcaacagggtaaacaatgaaatatcaataacataaattccttgctatgTCCGTCATAGACACTCTACTTATAATGGTAACGgtaatgtccgttctaccaaacgtccgttctgccaaacgtctgttctgccaaaacgtccgttctgccaaacgtccgttctgccaaacgtccattctgccaaacgtccgttctgccaaacgtccggtcgaccaaacgtccgagtacctctaTGGACACTAGGAATGAACTTCAACGTGCCTGTCAGTcagaaatgaaagcatttaaaggagatgctatgtttttttttaagtcaacctATTTAATACCATTTGTTATCGTAAAACACACATACGaggacataaaaaaatatatacaggcA encodes:
- the LOC144085360 gene encoding uncharacterized protein LOC144085360 isoform X1; this translates as MEAIKKKMQMLKLDKENALDRAEQAETDQKSAEEKCKLLEDDLQALQKKLKGTEDELDKYSEALKDAQEKLELSEKTAADAEGDVASLNRRIQLVEEELDRAQERLATALQKLEEAEKAADESERGMKVVENRAMKDEEKMEIQELQLKEAKHIAEEADRKYEEVARKMVILESDLERAEERAEVAEVKCSDLEEELKNVTNNLKSLEAQSDKYSEKEDKYEEEIKVLSDRLKEAETRAEFAERTVAKLEKSIDDLEDNLSHAKEENIGIHRVLDQTLQELNSL
- the LOC144085360 gene encoding uncharacterized protein LOC144085360 isoform X3, with protein sequence MEAIKKKMQMLKLDKENALDRAEQAETDQKSAEEKCKLLEDDLQALQKKLKGTEDELDKYSEALKDAQEKLELSEKTAADAEGDVASLNRRIQLVEEELDRAQERLATALQKLEEAEKAADESERGMKVVENRAMKDEEKMEIQELQLKEAKHIAEEADRKYEEVARKMVILESDLERAEERAEVAEVKCSDLEEELKNVTNNLKSLEAQSDKYSEKEDKYEEEIKVLSDRLKEAETRAEFAERTVAKLEKSIDDLEDELYNQKLSFKSISEELDHALNDMNTL
- the LOC144085360 gene encoding tropomyosin alpha-4 chain-like isoform X2, whose amino-acid sequence is METVKKKIQALQQQVDEADERAMAVQRELDTERELREKAEGDVASLNRRIQLVEEELDRAQERLATALQKLEEAEKAADESERGMKVVENRAMKDEEKMEIQELQLKEAKHIAEEADRKYEEVARKMVILESDLERAEERAEVAEVKCSDLEEELKNVTNNLKSLEAQSDKYSEKEDKYEEEIKVLSDRLKEAETRAEFAERTVAKLEKSIDDLEDNLSHAKEENIGIHRVLDQTLQELNSL
- the LOC144085722 gene encoding ras-related protein Rab-8A-like, with product MAKTYDYLFKLLLIGDSGVGKTCVLFRFSEDAFNSTFISTIGIDFKIRTIELDGKKIKLQIWDTAGQERFRTITTAYYRGAMGIMLVYDITNEKSFENIKNWIRNIEEHASSDVEKMVLGNKCDINDKRQVTKDRGEKLALEYGIKFMETSAKANINVESAFLTLAKDIKSKMDTKMEGNTPQGGSQGVKILEPRKKSSFFHCSLL